The genomic segment GCCGGACGCCGGTATAGACAATCCGGATATCCACATCAGGTTCCAGACCGTTGAGCCGGATCATCTCCCTGGCCATATCGACGATCTTGATCGGGTCCCCCATATCAAGGAGGAAAACCTCCCCCCCCTCCCCCATGGCAGCAGCCTGAAGGATCAGGATACATGCTTCGGGAATACTCATGAAATAACGCTGCATCTCTTTGTGCGTCACCGTTACCGGACCACCGTTTCGAATCTGCTCTTCAAAGATCGGGATGGCGCTTCCCCGGCTCCCGACAACGTTCCCGAACCGGACGGAGCTGAAGAGCGTCCGCCCCTGGGCATTGAGTGTTTTGACAATTTTCTCGGCTACCCGTTTGGAGGCCCCCATCACGTTCGTCGGATGGACGGCCTTGTCCGTTGAAACCATCACGAATTTTTTCACCCCGCAGGCAATGGCCGTCTCCGCCACAATCTTTGTCCCGAAGATATTGACCTTCACCGCCTCCTCGGGATACCGTTCCATCATGGGAACATGCTTGTATGCCGCCGCATGAAAAACAAAATCCGGAATGTTATCCTGAAAAACCGTCTCGATCTTCTCGCGGTCCCGGATGTCCGCCACTACAGGCAGTACGGAAGTTCCCCCCTCTCTTCCGCATAACTCCAGTTCGATCCTGTGCAGTTCGGTCTCATCCGTATCCAGGGCAATAATCTTCCCCGGCCGGAACACCAGTAACTGCCGCACCAGTTCCGAGCCGATCGACCCGCCTGCCCCCGTTACCAGTACGCTTTTCCCCCGTAGGAAGTCAGTCACCATCTCCACATCGATCGTCGCCTGTTCCCGTCCGAGGATATCTTCAATGCGGATCTCCTTGATATCGGACAGTGATACATTCCCATAAACCAGTTCGTTCAGACCGGGAATGATCTTGACCTCGCCCACACCGGACCGCCTGACGAATCCGAGGATTTCCCGGATCTGCACGGAAGAAGCGGAAGGAATCGCAATCAGTACAAGATCAATATCCAGGCGCTTCACCACGGAATCGATCCCGCTGCGTCCACCGCACACCTTGATCCCCTGAATAAAGACCCCGGCCTTTGCCGGATCATCATCAATAAATCCCACCGGAAGATATGGACAATCCTTCTGCCTCCGCATATCCCGCACGATCTGTTCACCGGCATTCCCGGCGCCGACAATCAAAGTCCTTTTCCTGCCGCCTCTATGCATCCCGCTCCGTGTCTGACAATAGACCCGTTTCGACGAGCGGAACATCACAATCAGCAACAGGGTCAGGACCGAATCCATAAAGGGGATGGAGCGGGGATAGCCCTGGAAGAGCCGGTGGGTCCAGAACATGAAGATCAACCCCATCAGAACGAGGAAGCTGATCGTCACCCCCTTGAGAATGTCGATCAACTCATAGAATCCTACATAGGACCAGCTCATTTTATACATGCGGCAGGAATAGAAAACAGCGTATTTCACCAGAATGAAAACCGGAAGAGACCAGTAAAATTGCTGTAATGCCCGCCCCGTCATCACCCCGTCGAAGCGGAGCATAAAGGCAAGGTAGAGCGACAGGGCAATGAGCACGCCATCGCCCAAAAGAAAAAACAGGGTCCGATTGAGTGTTGTCCTTTTGAGGAAAGCAGATCCGGGCATCTTCATATTCCAATCACCTTATCTCAAGAATATCCAAAAGAGTCACTGACAGGCATTGCGATTAGAATCATCATAGCACCGAAAATAACGATGTCAAGAAGGGATGAACGGAACATCGGCGAGACATTTCCGCAACGGAACCGGCAAGGTGACGTACAAATTACTCAATACATTGAGTAATTTTACTCAAAGAAACAACATTGATGAAGTCGTAAAAAGTCGTTTTACGGAATATCAATCACTTACACCGTTCGCCCTGAGCAGGCCTGTGCTGAGTTTATCGAAGCATCGAAGGGCCTTCCGAACTTATTCAAGACCGTCACAATTCCCGAACAGGGCTTTTACGCTGAAGACTTGATCGCCTCAACAGAAACCTTGTACCCCAACCTGCACAAGTATTCGTGGCAATCGTCCCAGGTAAGACCGAATTCCTTGACATCAGCCAAACCGATATGTCTCAGGATATCCCCGACACCATTTTTACATATTTGCCACAAATTACTCAATACGTCGAGTATTTTCACTCACGTAATCAGAGATACCACCCGCCTTGAAGCGGTCGAAGAAGTAGAAGTTTACTCAAATCAATCTGCCTCCCCCACGAAAGACTCTTCCACCTTATTTTCAATGAAAAGTTATCGTAGATCGACGTGGCATAAGACCGCTTGACCAGGAAGAATGACCGGAAGGAGATAAAGAGAGACCTCAAGCAGGATATTGATGACCTTGGCAGCCCGTCGTTTCACAGACACGGACGAAAGTAGCACCGAACCGATCGAATTCTTCATCCGCGACACCGCACAACCCGGTCCGCACCCGGAGGTGGATATGGTGTCAAGGCATCCTCTCTGCAAGCAACCCGGAGCAACTGCTCATCAGCCCCCAACATTCTCAACACCCGCTGCAGTCCGCGCAAGGCCAGGGGACGGGAGAAAACCGCCACAACAGTCAACAGAATGAGCTTTAAATCGATCCAGGAATTCCCGTTCCGGACATAAAGCAGCGAAAGCCTGCTTTTCCATGGCCGGATCACCTGATTATACTTGAGGTCGGGATCGTCACTTCCTGCCAGGATTTCTCCTTCGTCGGAAAATACGATCGAGGCAGGATCCGTAATCCCCGGACGTACATCAAGCAGGTGTCGCTCCTCTTCGGTATAGAGGGCTACTTCCCTCTCGACGTTCGGCCGTGGACCGACAAAACTCATATCGCCCCACAGCACATTCCAGAGTTGGGACAACTCGTCGATCTTGAACCGGCGTATCATCCTGCCTACAGGGGTTATACGAAAATCATTGGAGGAGGTGGAATCAACACCCGCCTTATCCGCGTCCACAACCATGGATCTTAGTTTCACCATATTGAAGAGTCTGCCGTTTCTCCCAACTCGTGGTGCGATATAAAACGGAGATCGGAAATCCTGGAACCACACGGCAAGAATGAAAACAAGCAAAACAGGGAAAACAACAATCAGCCCTAAAAATGCCATGACAAAATCATAAAACCGCTTCATCGGCGTGAAAGTTCGAAGATGGCTTCTGTGATCTGATTCCGCCTGATGTAATACACGTCTTCAAGATGCCTGTTCGCAGGCGCAGGCACATCCGGCAGGGCAAGGCGTTGCACAGGCGCTTTCAGATCATGAAAAGCCTTCTCGGAAACCAATGCGGCAATTTCGGCGGAAATCCCAAAACTTTTCCAACCTCCATCCACCACCAACAGCCTGCCGGTTTTGGCAACCGAGTTGAGTATACATTCTTCATCAAGAGGCTTGATCGTTCTAAGATCAATGATCTCAACACTTGGTCCTTTTTCATCTAGTGCCTTGACAGCCTCAAACGATTCATACGCCACATAAGAAGATGTCACAAGGGTGATATCGGAACCGGATTTCCGCACAACGGCCTTGCCGATCTCCACCTCGTACAACTCTTCCGGCACATAATCCGCAATACCATAGAGCCACCTGTCATCCATGAAAACCACCGGATCGGGATCACGGATCGCGGCAACCATCAACCCCTTGGCATCGTAAGGAGTGGCCGGCATGACCACCTTCAAACCGGGAATATGGGCAAACAGGGAGTGAAACGCCTGTGAATGCTGCGCCGCCTGTTCTCCCCCTCGGTTGATAATACCCCAGATAACCACAGGAACGGAGCTGCGACCTCCATTCATGTAATACCAGTTTGCCGCCTGGTTGATCACCGGATCCAGTGCATAGAGCATGAAATCGACCCGGGGATGCACCACCACGGCCTTCATTCCGGCAATAGACGCCCCCACCGCGGCGCCGGTTATCGCGTTTTCGGATACCGGGGTATCAATAACCCGCATCTCTCCGAAAACATCCAGAAGGCCGGTGCAAGTCTGCCCCACATACCACGGGCTCTTGAGTCCCTGGCCAATCAGAAAAACGGAATCATCGGACTCCATCATCTGACGCAACCCTTCATTTATTGCCAATGCATAATTAAGAGACCGGCTTGCTGAAGACATATTTTGCCAACTCCCGTGGATCGGGGTTACCCGTTCCCAATGCGAGATCGTGAGCCTTCGACACTTCTACGCTCACACTCTTGTCAATAGTGTCCAATTCATCCTTAGATACCATCTTGTCATGTATCAGATAATCCCGAAAGACAGGGATCGGATCTTTCTTTTTCCATTCTTCCACTTCCCGATGAGGCCTGATATCGGTATGGTCCCCCTGGATATTGTCATCCGGGCCGACGTGCCCCCTTAACCGGTAGGTCGTAAATTCCAGGAAAACCGGGCCCTGCCCCTCACGGCAATCCGTCACTGCCCTGCGCGCCGCCTCGTAAACAGCAAGCACGTCGTTGCCATCCACCCGCTCCGACCGGATATCGAACGGTTCCGCGCTCTCGAAAATGGATTTCCTGCTCCTGGTTTCCTGGATCGGCATGTGCGTTGCGTAAAAATTATTCTCACAGACAAACAGGAGGGGCAATTTATGAAGGCTTGCAAAATTCATGGCCTCGTACAGAACCCCTTCTCCCGCAGCACCATCCCCGAAGTACGCAACCGTAACCGTATTCCCCCCCCGGATACGATCGGCAAGGGCCGCACCGAGCGCAAGAGAGATTGTCCCTGCCACAATCGGCGCCGACCCCAGGAATCCACTTTCCGGATCAATCAGGTGCATGGAACCGCCACGCCCCACGGAGCAGCCGCCCTCCTTACAGTAGACCTCGGCCACCAGTTTGCGCAGATCTCCTCCTTTGGCCAGGAAGTGTCCGTGGGAGCGATGGGTACCGAAGACCTTGTCCGTGTGATGGAGATTGGCACTCACCCCCGCCGCAATCGCCTCCTGGCCGGAATAAAGGTGGACGGGGCACCTGATCTCGCCGCTTCGTATAGGTTCCACGAAACTCTCTTCACAGGCCCGGATCATCACCATCATTCGGTAAAGAGAGAGAAAAAATTCTTTTTTGTATGTCATATGACACCCTCAGAGTAGTCAGAGCGCGTAATGTGTACGCTATTATCCCCGATAAAATTTCACAATACAATCACAAACATAATGAACATCATCATCCGCAAGAGAGGTATTCATGGGAAGGAGGAAACACCTCTCGAAGAAACGATCCGTCTTCGGGAGATGGTATGCAGGAAGACTGAGTCCCTTGAACTGGTGTACTGGAGTCCCGTTCCACTGGATGATCGTCCCTACACCATGCTCATCCAGAAAGCCCCTGAGTTCATCCCGCCTTCCTGCTTCCACTTCGTAATTCTGATAAATATCAAAATGCGGGCCTTCCTCGTCAGGCCCCGGAGGCAGGGTCATATCCTCGATCTCACATAACCTTTCCTGATAGAGCCGAGCGATTTGACGCCGCCGATCGATCTCCTCCGGATAATGTTTGAGCTTCACCAACAATACGGCAGCCTGAATATTGTCCAACCGGGAATTGATCCCCCAACGCACCACCTGTCCGTCACTGTTCCGCCCGTGATCCCGCATCTCATAAAGCCTTTCGTACATCTCATCATCATCGGTGAACAAGAGACCACCGTCTCCGAAACACCCCAGGACCTTGGCGGGATACAAACTGATGGAACCTGCCGAACCGAATGTTCCTGCACATTGCCCCTTGAATTTGGACCCCAAGGCCTGGGCCGCATCTTCAATGATGACTAATCCGTGTCTGTCGGCAATATCCTGCAGGGCATCCATCTTTGCCGTCCTGCCGTTTAATTGAGTCGGCATAATCACACGGGTCCGTGAGGTAATCGCCGCCTCAACCGCCTCCGGATCAACCGTCCTGTCCGGCAGGCATTCCACAAGCACCGGTTTTGCTCCTGCGAAATGGGCCGCTGCGGCAGTGGCAATATAGGTATGCGATGCCATAATCACTTCGTCGCCCGGCGCAACATTCACTGCCAACAAGGCCAGATACAGGGAATCCGTACCATTGGCAACACCGACACAATGCTTTGCACCCACAAATTCTTTCACTGCATTTTCAAATTCATCGATTTCCTGTTGCAAGATAAAGGCCCCTCGCTCCATGACAGAGGTCAGAACCGGCAACAATTCATCCCGATACTGTTGATAAACATGCGCATAGTTGAAGAACGGAACTCTTTTCAATGTGCCTCCCCATATTTCGTCTACTTCAAACCTATAGACTATTATGTATTCTTAATACATACACCAACATGGCCAACCAGGAAAGGGAAAAGACTCGCACGGGGAGATCATCTCCATGGGGATAGCCCGAAACGTTTTAATCCAGGCACGCCTGTTCGCACAAGACTGAAACAA from the Deltaproteobacteria bacterium genome contains:
- a CDS encoding DegT/DnrJ/EryC1/StrS family aminotransferase, with protein sequence MERGAFILQQEIDEFENAVKEFVGAKHCVGVANGTDSLYLALLAVNVAPGDEVIMASHTYIATAAAAHFAGAKPVLVECLPDRTVDPEAVEAAITSRTRVIMPTQLNGRTAKMDALQDIADRHGLVIIEDAAQALGSKFKGQCAGTFGSAGSISLYPAKVLGCFGDGGLLFTDDDEMYERLYEMRDHGRNSDGQVVRWGINSRLDNIQAAVLLVKLKHYPEEIDRRRQIARLYQERLCEIEDMTLPPGPDEEGPHFDIYQNYEVEAGRRDELRGFLDEHGVGTIIQWNGTPVHQFKGLSLPAYHLPKTDRFFERCFLLPMNTSLADDDVHYVCDCIVKFYRG
- a CDS encoding polysaccharide biosynthesis protein; translated protein: MKMPGSAFLKRTTLNRTLFFLLGDGVLIALSLYLAFMLRFDGVMTGRALQQFYWSLPVFILVKYAVFYSCRMYKMSWSYVGFYELIDILKGVTISFLVLMGLIFMFWTHRLFQGYPRSIPFMDSVLTLLLIVMFRSSKRVYCQTRSGMHRGGRKRTLIVGAGNAGEQIVRDMRRQKDCPYLPVGFIDDDPAKAGVFIQGIKVCGGRSGIDSVVKRLDIDLVLIAIPSASSVQIREILGFVRRSGVGEVKIIPGLNELVYGNVSLSDIKEIRIEDILGREQATIDVEMVTDFLRGKSVLVTGAGGSIGSELVRQLLVFRPGKIIALDTDETELHRIELELCGREGGTSVLPVVADIRDREKIETVFQDNIPDFVFHAAAYKHVPMMERYPEEAVKVNIFGTKIVAETAIACGVKKFVMVSTDKAVHPTNVMGASKRVAEKIVKTLNAQGRTLFSSVRFGNVVGSRGSAIPIFEEQIRNGGPVTVTHKEMQRYFMSIPEACILILQAAAMGEGGEVFLLDMGDPIKIVDMAREMIRLNGLEPDVDIRIVYTGVRPGEKLYEELLTDEEGSVRTLHPKIFVVREDFHDSEHFHSKVLLFQDLIAQQRWAEIRNLLQDLVPSYDQSYRDALPDLLSETKTRKESRASIGTVREQ
- a CDS encoding sugar transferase, producing the protein MKRFYDFVMAFLGLIVVFPVLLVFILAVWFQDFRSPFYIAPRVGRNGRLFNMVKLRSMVVDADKAGVDSTSSNDFRITPVGRMIRRFKIDELSQLWNVLWGDMSFVGPRPNVEREVALYTEEERHLLDVRPGITDPASIVFSDEGEILAGSDDPDLKYNQVIRPWKSRLSLLYVRNGNSWIDLKLILLTVVAVFSRPLALRGLQRVLRMLGADEQLLRVACREDALTPYPPPGADRVVRCRG
- a CDS encoding thiamine pyrophosphate-dependent dehydrogenase E1 component subunit alpha gives rise to the protein MTYKKEFFLSLYRMMVMIRACEESFVEPIRSGEIRCPVHLYSGQEAIAAGVSANLHHTDKVFGTHRSHGHFLAKGGDLRKLVAEVYCKEGGCSVGRGGSMHLIDPESGFLGSAPIVAGTISLALGAALADRIRGGNTVTVAYFGDGAAGEGVLYEAMNFASLHKLPLLFVCENNFYATHMPIQETRSRKSIFESAEPFDIRSERVDGNDVLAVYEAARRAVTDCREGQGPVFLEFTTYRLRGHVGPDDNIQGDHTDIRPHREVEEWKKKDPIPVFRDYLIHDKMVSKDELDTIDKSVSVEVSKAHDLALGTGNPDPRELAKYVFSKPVS
- a CDS encoding alpha-ketoacid dehydrogenase subunit beta, translated to MSSASRSLNYALAINEGLRQMMESDDSVFLIGQGLKSPWYVGQTCTGLLDVFGEMRVIDTPVSENAITGAAVGASIAGMKAVVVHPRVDFMLYALDPVINQAANWYYMNGGRSSVPVVIWGIINRGGEQAAQHSQAFHSLFAHIPGLKVVMPATPYDAKGLMVAAIRDPDPVVFMDDRWLYGIADYVPEELYEVEIGKAVVRKSGSDITLVTSSYVAYESFEAVKALDEKGPSVEIIDLRTIKPLDEECILNSVAKTGRLLVVDGGWKSFGISAEIAALVSEKAFHDLKAPVQRLALPDVPAPANRHLEDVYYIRRNQITEAIFELSRR